A region of the Culex quinquefasciatus strain JHB chromosome 1, VPISU_Cqui_1.0_pri_paternal, whole genome shotgun sequence genome:
NNNNNNNNNNNNNNNNNNNNNNNNNNNNNNNNNNNNNNNNNNNNNNNNNNNNNNNNNNNNNNNNNNNNNNNNNNNNNNNNNNNNNNNNNNNNNNNNNNNNNNNNNNNNNNNNNNNNNNNNNNNNNNNNNNNNNNNNNNNNNNNNNNNNNNNNNNNNNNNNNNNNNNNNNNNNNNNNNNNNNNNNNNNNNNNNNNNNNNNNNNNNNNNNNNNNNNNNNNNNNNNNNNNNNNNNNNNNNNNNNNNNNNNNNNNNNNNNNNNNNNNNNNNNNNNNNNNNNNNNNNNNNNNNNNNNNNNNNNNNNNNNNNNNNNNNNNNNNNNNNNNNNNNNNNNNNNNNNNNNNNNNNNNNNNNNNNNNNNNNNNNNNNNNNNNNNNNNNNNNNNNNNNNNNNNNNNNNNNNNNNNNNNNNNNNNNNNNNNNNNNNNNNNNNNNNNNNNNNNNNNNNNNNNNNNNNNNNNNNNNNNNNNNNNNNNNNNNNNNNNNNNNNNNNNNNNNNNNNNNNNNNNNNNNNNNNNNNNNNNNNNNNNNNNNNNNNNNNNNNNNNNNNNNNNNNNNNNNNNNNNNNNNNNNNNNNNNNNNNNNNNNNNNNNNNNNNNNNNNNNNNNNNNNNNNNNNNNNNNNNNNNNNNNNNNNNNNNNNNNNNNNNNNNNNNNNNNNNNNNNNNNNNNNNNNNNNNNNNNNNNNNNNNNNNNNNNNNNNNNNNNNNNNNNNNNNNNNNNNNNNNNNNNNNNNNNNNNNNNNNNNNNNNNNNNNNNNNNNNNNNNNNNNNNNNNNNNNNNNNNNNNNNNNNNNNNNNNNNNNNNNNNNNNNNNNNNNNNNNNNNNNNNNNNNNNNNNNNNNNNNNNNNNNNNNNNNNNNNNNNNNNNNNNNNNNNNNNNNNNNNNNNNNNNNNNNNNNNNNNNNNNNNNNNNNNNNNNNNNNNNNNNNNNNNNNNNNNNNNNNNNNNNNNNNNNNNNNNNNNNNNNNNNNNNNNNNNNNNNNNNNNNNNNNNNNNNNNNNNNNNNNNNNNNNNNNNNNNNNNNNNNNNNNNNNNNNNNNNNNNNNNNNNNNNNNNNNNNNNNNNNNNNNNNNNNNNNNNNNNNNNNNNNNNNNNNNNNNNNNNNNNNNNNNNNNNNNNNNNNNNNNNNNNNNNNNNNNNNNNNNNNNNNNNNNNNNNNNNNNNNNNNNNNNNNNNNNNNNNNNNNNNNNNNNNNNNNNNNNNNNNNNNNNNNNNNNNNNNNNNNNNNNNNNNNNNNNNNNNNNNNNNNNNNNNNNNNNNNNNNNNNNNNNNNNNNNNNNNNNNNNNNNNNNNNNNNNNNNNNNNNNNNNNNNNNNNNNNNNNNNNNNNNNNNNNNNNNNNNNNNNNNNNNNNNNNNNNNNNNNNNNNNNNNNNNNNNNNNNNNNNNNNNNNNNNNNNNNNNNNNNNNNNNNNNNNNNNNNNNNNNNNNNNNNNNNNNNNNNNNNNNNNNNNNNNNNNNNNNNNNNNNNNNNNNNNNNNNNNNNNNNNNNNNNNNNNNNNNNNNNNNNNNNNNNNNNNNNNNNNNNNNNNNNNNNNNNNNNNNNNNNNNNNNNNNNNNNNNNNNNNNNNNNNNNNNNNNNNNNNNNNNNNNNNNNNNNNNNNNNNNNNNNNNNNNNNNNNNNNNNNNNNNNNNNNNNNNNNNNNNNNNNNNNNNNNNNNNNNNNNNNNNNNNNNNNNNNNNNNNNNNNNNNNNNNNNNNNNNNNNNNNNNNNNNNNNNNNNNNNNNNNNNNNNNNNNNNNNNNNNNNNNNNNNNNNNNNNNNNNNNNNNNNNNNNNNNNNNNNNNNNNNNNNNNNNNNNNNNNNNNNNNNNNNNNNNNNNNNNNNNNNNNNNNNNNNNNNNNNNNNNNNNNNNNNNNNNNNNNNNNNNNNNNNNNNNNNNNNNNNNNNNNNNNNNNNNNNNNNNNNNNNNNNNNNNNNNNNNNNNNNNNNNNNNNNNNNNNNNNNNNNNNNNNNNNNNNNNNNNNNNNNNNNNNNNNNNNNNNNNNNNNNNNNNNNNNNNNNNNNNNNNNNNNNNNNNNNNNNNNNNNNNNNNNNNNNNNNNNNNNNNNNNNNNNNNNNNNNNNNNNNNNNNNNNNNNNNNNNNNNNNNNNNNNNNNNNNNNNNNNNNNNNNNNNNNNNNNNNNNNNNNNNNNNNNNNNNNNNNNNNNNNNNNNNNNNNNNNNNNNNNNNNNNNNNNNNNNNNNNNNNNNNNNNNNNNNNNNNNNNNNNNNNNNNNNNNNNNNNNNNNNNNNNNNNNNNNNNNNNNNNNNNNNNNNNNNNNNNNNNNNNNNNNNNNNNNNNNNNNNNNNNNNNNNNNNNNNNNNNNNNNNNNNNNNNNNNNNNNNNNNNNNNNNNNNNNNNNNNNNNNNNNNNNNNNNNNNNNNNNNNNNNNNNNNNNNNNNNNNNNNNNNNNNNNNNNNNNNNNNNNNNNNNNNNNNNNNNNNNNNNNNNNNNNNNNNNNNNNNNNNNNNNNNNNNNNNNNNNNNNNNNNNNNNNNNNNNNNNNNNNNNNNNNNNNNNNNNNNNNNNNNNNNNNNNNNNNNNNNNNNNNNNNNNNNNNNNNNNNNNNNNNNNNNNNNNNNNNNNNNNNNNNNNNNNNNNNNNNNNNNNNNNNNNNNNNNNNNNNNNNNNNNNNNNNNNNNNNNNNNNNNNNNNNNNNNNNNNNNNNNNNNNNNNNNNNNNNNNNNNNNNNNNNNNNNNNNNNNNNNNNNNNNNNNNNNNNNNNNNNNNNNNNNNNNNNNNNNNNNNNNNNNNNNNNNNNNNNNNNNNNNNNNNNNNNNNNNNNNNNNNNNNNNNNNNNNNNNNNNNNNNNNNNNNNNNNNNNNNNNNNNNNNNNNNNNNNNNNNNNNNNNNNNNNNNNNNNNNNNNNNNNNNNNNNNNNNNNNNNNNNNNNNNNNNNNNNNNNNNNNNNNNNNNNNNNNNNNNNNNNNNNNNNNNNNNNNNNNNNNNNNNNNNNNNNNNNNNNNNNNNNNNNNNNNNNNNNNNNNNNNNNNNNNNNNNNNNNNNNNNNNNNNNNNNNNNNNNNNNNNNNNNNNNNNNNNNNNNNNNNNNNNNNNNNNNNNNNNNNNNNNNNNNNNNNNNNNNNNNNNNNNNNNNNNNNNNNNNNNNNNNNNNNNNNNNNNNNNNNNNNNNNNNNNNNNNNNNNNNNNNNNNNNNNNNNNNNNNNNNNNNNNNNNNNNNNNNNNNNNNNNNNNNNNNNNNNNNNNNNNNNNNNNNNNNNNNNNNNNNNNNNNNNNNNNNNNNNNNNNNNNNNNNNNNNNNNNNNNNNNNNNNNNNNNNNNNNNNNNNNNNNNNNNNNNNNNNNNNNNNNNNNNNNNNNNNNNNNNNNNNNNNNNNNNNNNNNNNNNNNNNNNNNNNNNNNNNNNNNNNNNNNNNNNNNNNNNNNNNNNNNNNNNNNNNNNNNNNNNNNNNNNNNNNNNNNNNNNNNNNNNNNNNNNNNNNNNNNNNNNNNNNNNNNNNNNNNNNNNNNNNNNNNNNNNNNNNNNNNNNNNNNNNNNNNNNNNNNNNNNNNNNNNNNNNNNNNNNNNNNNNNNNNNNNNNNNNNNNNNNNNNNNNNNNNNNNNNNNNNNNNNNNNNNNNNNNNNNNNNNNNNNNNNNNNNNNNNNNNNNNNNNNNNNNNNNNNNNNNNNNNNNNNNNNNNNNNNNNNNNNNNNNNNNNNNNNNNNNNNNNNNNNNNNNNNNNNNNNNNNNNNNNNNNNNNNNNNNNNNNNNNNNNNNNNNNNNNNNNNNNNNNNNNNNNNNNNNNNNNNNNNNNNNNNNNNNNNNNNNNNNNNNNNNNNNNNNNNNNNNNNNNNNNNNNNNNNNNNNNNNNNNNNNNNNNNNNNNNNNNNNNNNNNNNNNNNNNNNNNNNNNNNNNNNNNNNNNNNNNNNNNNNNNNNNNNNNNNNNNNNNNNNNNNNNNNNNNNNNNNNNNNNNNNNNNNNNNNNNNNNNNNNNNNNNNNNNNNNNNNNNNNNNNNNNNNNNNNNNNNNNNNNNNNNNNNNNNNNNNNNNNNNNNNNNNNNNNNNNNNNNNNNNNNNNNNNNNNNNNNNNNNNNNNNNNNNNNNNNNNNNNNNNNNNNNNNNNNNNNNNNNNNNNNNNNNNNNNNNNNNNNNNNNNNNNNNNNNNNNNNNNNNNNNNNNNNNNNNNNNNNNNNNNNNNNNNNNNNNNNNNNNNNNNNNNNNNNNNNNNNNNNNNNNNNNNNNNNNNNNNNNNNNNNNNNNNNNNNNNNNNNNNNNNNNNNNNNNNNNNNNNNNNNNNNNNNNNNNNNNNNNNNNNNNNNNNNNNNNNNNNNNNNNNNNNNNNNNNNNNNNNNNNNNNNNNNNNNNNNNNNNNNNNNNNNNNNNNNNNNNNNNNNNNNNNNNNNNNNNNNNNNNNNNNNNNNNNNNNNNNNNNNNNNNNNNNNNNNNNNNNNNNNNNNNNNNNNNNNNNNNNNNNNNNNNNNNNNNNNNNNNNNNNNNNNNNNNNNNNNNNNNNNNNNNNNNNNNNNNNNNNNNNNNNNNNNNNNNNNNNNNNNNNNNNNNNNNNNNNNNNNNNNNNNNNNNNNNNNNNNNNNNNNNNNNNNNNNNNNNNNNNNNNNNNNNNNNNNNNNNNNNNNNNNNNNNNNNNNNNNNNNNNNNNNNNNNNNNNNNNNNNNNNNNNNNNNNNNNNNNNNNNNNNNNNNNNNNNNNNNNNNNNNNNNNNNNNNNNNNNNNNNNNNNNNNNNNNNNNNNNNNNNNNNNNNNNNNNNNNNNNNNNNNNNNNNNNNNNNNNNNNNNNNNNNNNNNNNNNNNNNNNNNNNNNNNNNNNNNNNNNNNNNNNNNNNNNNNNNNNNNNNNNNNNNNNNNNNNNNNNNNNNNNNNNNNNNNNNNNNNNNNNNNNNNNNNNNNNNNNNNNNNNNNNNNNNNNNNNNNNNNNNNNNNNNNNNNNNNNNNNNNNNNNNNNNNNNNNNNNNNNNNNNNNNNNNNNNNNNNNNNNNNNNNNNNNNNNNNNNNNNNNNNNNNNNNNNNNNNNNtagtgtccctaccaatgacttgcacctattataaagtatgatttaacttttggttatatttgttaagagcttttaaaaaaatttgttcaagtggggcaagtgtaccatatggatttttagtatggaaaaaaatacgaattgctgcaacaacatattttattgggaagtAAATACATAAACGTACTTAATAACTgacaaacaattgtttaaaaaaatgtccatacaaaatatagtgatattatgaaaatttcctttttttcatctaagtaataatCTTTTTcctaaaaacgatcaaatttttagtaaaataatattctttaatctaaaaatgaaagaaacgtttcaaatacatcctaatctgatgtatctaagtgataacagttcaattgtcagtaaattaacatgttttttcatgcattgttcctcttgccccaacgggttgttcgtcttgccccactagtcgAGTAGAACatacggaaaataaaaaaaattaatatcattttttttttgcgttaaaaaacaggattttttgaaaCCCTAAtatatcaaagtcttagtcaagacccgGAATAAGATGACTATTATataatccgacagatttttaacgtttttaatgggttacaacgatcatttccttagcttgttacacttgccccactttcccctaatcaTGTGGGATGACACGTGAGGTTAACGTGTTTTACATTTGAATTTACAACGTCTTGCGATGACAAATTTCTAAGTGATTTGcacatgacattcacatgcGAGTTCACATGTAAAgtcgtatggggcagattcacgtgtgaaacatgtgatattgctatgtgactttctttcagtgtaggcTAGTTGCCCTTGTCAAGCTGCTGTAGAGAAGGATGCCAAAAAGGAATCAACGATGACATTTCTCGCTGTCAAAGTTAATTTTAATTGCGTGaccatgtttttgttttgatactTTTTAAGGAAGTCGAGATGAGTTCCTCCGGGACGGAAGAACCGCCTTCGGGCAAGCGACCAAAGCTGAATCCGGACCAAAGCAAACCGGAGTCGCACTGCCAGCACTTTGTTCAGCGCAAGAAGCGCTTCTGCAAGATGACGGTTGCCCGTGGAAAGAGCTACTGCGGTGAGCATGACGTGCACGCGTCGGAGAACGCCGACCGGATTCCGTGTCCGCTGGATCCGAAGCACTCGGTGTCGGCGGCCAAGCTCGAGAAGCACCTGAAGATTTGCAACGCTAAGGAAGCTGATAGACCGCCGTTCATAGAACCCGGAGTTAATGCGCTGTCCGACTACGAGGACGATCAGGAGGACGTGGCCGCAGGCTTGAAGCTGGCGGATGTTCCGGACGGCGAACTCAAAACGGCCATCGAGAAGATCCTAAAACTGTACGACGAGTCCCGCATCGGGATGATTGACGAACTGCTGAAGGAACATCCAGCGTTCAAGCAAGAACTCGCCAACGAATCGTACGGTCCGCAAACCCTCAAACACCTGGTGCAATCCGCCTCCCTCCTCGGCATCATAGAACACGAAGGATTCCTACAAAACGAAACCGCCTTCGTCGAATTCGGCGCCGGCAAGGGCCAAGTCGCCTTCTGGCTCGCCACAATCCTCCAGCAATCCGCGCTGACTAACACGAAGGTCCTCCTCATCGACCGCGCTTCCCACCGCCACAAAAAGGACAACAAAATCGAAGACCGCGAGCTCATCCAGCGCGTCCGCGCGGACATTGCCGACCTCGTCCTCAACAAGCTGGAGCTCGGAGCGATCCGGAGCGTGGTCGGCGTCGGCAAGCATCTCTGCGGTGGCGCCACCGATCTCGCCCTGCGCTGTCTCATCCACGCCAACCGGCAGTCGCGAGGATTCGTGTTTGCGCTGTGCTGTCACCATCGGTGCGATTGGGCCACCTACACCGGCAAGCGGTTCCTGCTGGAGGCCGGACTCGGTCGCAGAGATTTCGAACTGATGGTGCGGATGGTGAGCTGGGCCGTTTGCGGAACCGGGACCAGTCGGGAGAGGAGAAAGGACGTCGTCGGAGACGATGGCACGGCGGTCAAGTACGGACTGACCCGGGCCCAGCGGGAGGACATTGGGCGCAAGTGCAAGCGAGTGCTGGACGCTGGCCGGATACGGTACCTCGAGCGGAACGGGTTCGAGGCCGGGTTGAAGTTTTACGCGGCGAGTGAGGTTACGCTGGAGAATGTTTGTATGATTGGACATGTTAGGAGTAAAGTTTGAGCGGTTTATGACGAAAATTTGCCgttattcaaaataattgtaaaataaaaaaaacataaataaaaaaaaagaagttggcgattttggcaaactgtcaaacacgaaaaagtgtgaGTTTTTTGTTTATCATAGTCTAATGTCTCCTTCAGATAACAGCCATATTTAAGGTCATAggcccaaattttgaaaaaaaaaaaacgtaattggACGTACCAGGTGAAATTTTGTGTGAGGACTTTGAATAATTAAGTacgaattatatttaaaaatttaaattttcaaatgctaaaatttttcaagatttataattcttgggttttaaaaatttaaatttttgtgttcaaaacttttgaattcttcattttaaaatttcaattttttttcaaagttatttttttaggaattaGCACTTATTTTAGGTCTTTATATATTTCGAcggtaatatttcaaaaggcatcatgtacattttgacactttctgggttattgcatattctgaaagtactcctaataagctacctctccaccaaaaatgagcaaaagttacttcagtatagtctgtttaatcatgattttaaataacgtaacataaacaaaatctctgccatcagcattccctgtttatatagccctgtcaacctgtcaaacaaaagactacataaacctcgtgacgaaaaaaaagcatcatgaacaaagcgccatgtacattcggcgaagaaaaacgaatcataacaaagcgtccccctcaatgacagcagggtgatatagacgttggtgatttcaaaagaagttatgtttgttttttcttaaataaaacgacggaaataatgttttattgaatttggatgatcaagtatcaatgaaagcaacatttttcatcgtttgctattattagaacatcttattttgcttttatattaaaatgggaattgaaaatggatgctcaacattcaaatgcgtttttctcaaaacgcatagcttgtacatgatgctttttgaaatgttggcgtcgatttgatttatttttattactaaccctctactgccaaaattttttttcgaaattttttatttttctcttgaTTAGAAgggcattttgagcaacttttgttcttcgaaaaacttaacttcttttgttttatttttaatattttaatttgcattgatcttgtttagtttatgtttgtttttggtagtatttggcctattctaccacctctaataattacattttacctttctaattttttttttatgtttttacagtaactttttcaatttttgcttgttttcacattttttgctatcaaatggcaccattatcatttaaattgtagaaaaaaaaatgcgtagaggcatagcttaagacactacaaaaattatagcttacttatttttacttacaatataggaaatgttacttaaaaaacacagccaagtcaaacttccaaccctgaaattttctaaaattttttagatattttctttccaatgctctGTAAAGATcataaattggctgaaaatggatttttcgtgatttttttttagatcgaagcccgtctagaggcggggttggattGTAGAGGGTAAATTGAATAATGTTGAGCtatataggggaacagcatctaattccagcgtgcctctaatgttggctgGTCAGTACtttgaaattcaattaaagctaattaaaagcgttttcaacttaaatggagtgataaatagctcaatcagaagtgagcaagccagtttctatcaaaagttttgcaaaattagttgtttaaatagtgaaaatcagcaaattggatggagttaggagcgagtgcttaacctgccaaacatatgagaatttcccctaaattggaattcctgattttttattttagaattctctaattaaaaaagtttataaaatttattaaatatttatacatatttttgaatttttttgagataaccaatttaaaaattccagattttcgaattcttaaattcgattatttcaaatttaattttcctatatttttatttttttcaatttgagtcTCAATTAGAATTTAGCTagaaatttattaatatttctgttttagaattttagtttttttggtagaaaaaaaaacgtgattgGACCACGTCCACTAGTGAAATGTTGGTGttgtcttcggataatcgagtatacgaactgtatttaaatttttcaaataccaTAATTTGTTGGGATTTGgtttatctgaaatttaaaaagttttgatttctgatcattttttttattttccgtgtttgaatttaataatttttgaatttgagaaaatgtactttttaatatttgtacaaatttttgacattacatttttttatagattAACTACTTAAAAAAAgacgaattttagaattcttggATTATAGAATTTAGGAAATTCTAGGGGATGGACAGaattaatgtttttattattcGTCAACCTATTGACAGCAGTTTTgatattttcgtcaatactttaaCGAACAGTTGAGCTGACGTTCCCACCGTGTAGTGATGTACCTTGGGTAAATTAGACAGctattatttagaaaaaaaaaacatgtttttgagtCGCTCAAAACAggtcagtttaaaaatattccaaagcaAGCCGTAAATTCTCGAAAATTATCTACTGATTGATTCGAAAGGTGCCACCCTAGAGGAAATTCTAGTTTTCCTAATTCAGCAATTTTTAataacaataaatattttttcaaattttaaatttattaatttttatgtttatgaatttttggtggctttgttaaaaaattaaaaaactttttttttatatattatctcaacatttgaatgtaaaaagtgttctaaaatgtttaaaatgcagAGACtattactttttaaaatatttgcaccagcctaaatcaaatcaaatcaaattattcgctctacagcattgccttggcgttctcgattgcgagattcctactcgaaactaggtgttcgaaggcttgattgttgaggcaattgcaaacctctttttacaccttagcttccatccaccccgggattcgaactgacgacctttggattgttagtccaactgcctaccagcgactccaccgaggcaggacccagggagacgactcctacacctggactgagctaacgacctaaccttttttaggttagtccgggaccaacatttacttcccttccgacggaaggcgtgatcagacaaatctcgtctcgaaaaatgccaccgggaccgtctgggatcgaacccaggccgactgggtgagaggcaatcacgcttacccctacacacTTGCACCAGCCtaaccaattttaaaattaaagacttccgaatttttatttttatgtttttcaatttgaggcttaaggtgaagccgttgatcattttcgaagaaatttgatcatcactataaaatattctgtattaaattcaatttaacgaatttcagcaccaaaatgaatcagcatgtgccggttgttgccatcttgaagccactgaaggaatttttgatccaagtcaattgtgcttcaaaaattatataattttgtggcacagtcattgacgtcctagttggcaatcattgattaatgacgatttccataactttacaaggaatgggataatcgttaccaaaaggaatcagcatgtgtagggcactattctaaacaacttgttgaaggaattttgtcaaaatattgatagcgacgcaaaatttatatctttgaatgaaaaatcatggcaatgatggaagtcttcacgttaaattttagaattttaaatttataaatgtttgtgttttagaatttgtgtgtgtgtgttttgtttttttttgcagaaacaaAAAACATCGTGATTGGACGTCCCTATAGTGAAATTTTAGCGGGGATTTCGGATAATTGGGTACGATCCTAAGAACGAACcatattaaaaattttctaataccgaaatttgttcaatttctagttctttgaaatttttatattcttggtttttttttattctttggattaaaatttttaacttaccttaaatttaa
Encoded here:
- the LOC6042742 gene encoding tRNA:m(4)X modification enzyme TRM13 homolog gives rise to the protein MSSSGTEEPPSGKRPKLNPDQSKPESHCQHFVQRKKRFCKMTVARGKSYCGEHDVHASENADRIPCPLDPKHSVSAAKLEKHLKICNAKEADRPPFIEPGVNALSDYEDDQEDVAAGLKLADVPDGELKTAIEKILKLYDESRIGMIDELLKEHPAFKQELANESYGPQTLKHLVQSASLLGIIEHEGFLQNETAFVEFGAGKGQVAFWLATILQQSALTNTKVLLIDRASHRHKKDNKIEDRELIQRVRADIADLVLNKLELGAIRSVVGVGKHLCGGATDLALRCLIHANRQSRGFVFALCCHHRCDWATYTGKRFLLEAGLGRRDFELMVRMVSWAVCGTGTSRERRKDVVGDDGTAVKYGLTRAQREDIGRKCKRVLDAGRIRYLERNGFEAGLKFYAASEVTLENVCMIGHVRSKV